The following proteins are encoded in a genomic region of Brachypodium distachyon strain Bd21 chromosome 1, Brachypodium_distachyon_v3.0, whole genome shotgun sequence:
- the LOC100838070 gene encoding BTB/POZ domain-containing protein POB1, whose amino-acid sequence MRGPWRGSSVGEASSRVLDWRKRARMDPDFSRASGGPSYEFAFNSVNFSDRVLRIEIVAGDDTAGAKGATGEGCSSIADWARHRKRRREELRREKESGKHMLDLTNVKVKAEEPDTYEEINEEPVAMIEESPPDIGQDGEDGGSSDSSWNMECNSVLRVKSIYISSAILAAKSPFFYKLFSNGMKESDQRHATLRITASEENALMELLSFMYSGKLTTNQPTLLLDILMISDKFEVVSCMRHCSQLLRSLPMTTESALLYLDLPSSISMAAAVQPLTDAAKEFLSNKYKDLTKFQDEAMNIPLAGIEAILWSNDLQVASEDAIYDFVIKWARAQYPKLEERREILGTRLLPLVRFCHMTCRKLRKVLACNDLDHEQATKSVTDALLYKADAPHRQRTLAADVLTCRKYCERAYKYRPLKVVEFDRPYPQCIAYLDLKREECTRLFPSGRIYSQAFHLAGQGFFLSAHCNMDQQSAFHCFGLFLGMQEKGSTSVTVDYEFAARTRPSGEFVSKYKGYYTFTGGKAVGYRNLFAIPWPSFMADDSLFFINGVLHLRAELTIKQP is encoded by the exons ATGCGGGGGCCGTGGCGCGGGAGCAGCGTAGGTGAGGCGTCGTCGCGCGTGCTGGATTGGAGGAAGAGAGCACGGATGGATCCGGACTTCTCGAGGGCCAGCGGAGGCCCGAGCTACGAATTCGCCTTCAACTCGGTCAACTTCTCCGACCGGGTCCTGCGGATCGAGATCGTCGCCGGGGACGACACAGCGGGGGCCAAAGGTGCCACCGGCGAGGGATGCTCGTCCATCGCCGACTGGGCACGGCACCGCAAGCGCCGCAGGGAGGAGCTACGGCGAGAGAAAG AATCTGGAAAGCATATGTTGGACCTAACAAACGTCAAAGTCAAAGCAGAAGAACCTGATACCTATGAGGAAATCAACGAGGAGCCTGTAGCTATGATTGAAGAATCTCCACCTGATATTGGACAAGATG GTGAGGATGGAGGAAGCAGTGACTCATCCTGGAATATGGAGTGTAATAGTGTTTTAAGAGTAAAATCTATTTATATCAGCTCTGCAATTCTAGCTGCAAAAagtccttttttttacaag CTTTTTTCAAATGGCATGAAAGAATCTGATCAGAGGCACGCAACCCTTAGAATAACTGCTTCAG AGGAAAATGCCCTTATGGAGCTTTTAAGCTTTATGTACAGTGGAAAGTTGACGACAAATCAGCCAACCCTTCTGCTTGACATCTTGATGATTTCTGACAAATTTGAAGTTGTTTCTTGCATGAGACACTGCAGTCAGTTGCTAAGAAGCTTGCCTATGACCACAGAATCTGCACTTCTCTATCTTGATCTGCCTTCCAGCATTTCAATGGCTGCAGCAGTTCAGCCACTCACTGATGCTGCCAAGGAATTCCTCTCCAACAAGTACAAGGATTTAACCAA GTTTCAGGATGAAGCCATGAACATCCCCCTTGCTGGGATCGAAGCCATTCTGTGGAGTAATGACCTTCAGGTGGCATCAGAGGATGCAATTTATGACTTTGTGATCAAATGGGCTCGCGCTCAATACCCAAAATTGGAGGAAAGGCGTGAAATCTTGGGTACCCGCTTGCTGCCACTTGTTCGGTTCTGTCATATGACCTGCAGGAAGTTGCGGAAGGTCCTTGCATGCAATGATCTGGATCATGAGCAAGCAACTAAAAGTGTGACCGATGCACTTCTGTACAAAGCTGATGCACCACATAGACAGCGCACGCTTGCTGCAGATGTGTTGACCTGTAGGAAATATTGTGAACGAGCTTATAAATACCGTCCACTTAAGGTGGTGGAGTTTGATCGACCATATCCGCAGTGCATAGCGTACTTGGATCTGAAGCGTGAGGAGTGTACACGGCTTTTCCCGTCTGGGCGGATATATTCACAAGCATTTCATCTTGCTGGACAGGGATTCTTCCTCTCAGCACACTGCAACATGGATCAGCAAAGCGCTTTCCACTGCTTTGGTCTCTTCTTAGGGATGCAAGAGAAAGGCTCAACGAGTGTTACCGTGGACTATGAGTTTGCTGCAAGGACAAGGCCATCAGGCGAGTTCGTCAGCAAGTACAAAGGCTACTATACCTTCACCGGTGGAAAGGCAGTTGGTTACCGAAATCTATTTGCCATCCCATGGCCATCATTTATGGCTGATGACAGCCTCTTTTTCATCAATGGAGTACTGCACCTGAGAGCAGAGTTGACCATAAAGCAACCCTAG
- the LOC100838570 gene encoding ubiquitin-conjugating enzyme E2 5B — protein sequence MASKRILKELKDLQRDPPTSCSAGPVAEDMFHWQATIMGPADSPYAGGVFLVTIHFPPDYPFKPPKVAFKTKVFHPNINSNGSICLDILKEQWSPALTVSKVLLSICSLLTDPNPDDPLVPEIAHMYKSDRGKYESTARSWTQKYAMG from the exons ATGGCGTCCAAGCGGATCCTCAAGGAGCTCAAGGACCTGCAGAGGGATCCCCCCACCTCCTGCAGCGCGG GTCCTGTTGCAGAAGATATGTTCCATTGGCAAGCAACAATTATGGGTCCAGCAGATAGCCCATATGCTGGTGGCGTCTTTTTGGTTACTATTCACTTCCCTCCCGACTACCCATTCAAACCACCTAAG GTCGCATTTAAGACGAAGGTTTTCCACCCAAATATCAACAGTAATGGGAGCATCTGTCTTGATATCTTGAAGGAACAATGGAGCCCTGCATTGACAGTTTCAAAG GTTCTCCTTTCAATCTGTTCTCTACTGACGGACCCAAACCCTGATGATCCATTGGTTCCGGAGATTGCGCACATGTACAAGAGTGATCGTGGGAAATACGAGTCCACTGCTAGGAGCTGGACCCAAAAATATGCAATGGGCTGA